One genomic region from Ornithinicoccus hortensis encodes:
- a CDS encoding DUF3830 family protein has protein sequence MSRFITIGLESRGVTARARLLDDAAPRTCAAVWDALPLGGQVYHGKYARNEIYTLLETFSPRDPGRENTTVTPIPGDVCWFTFSGDDLGNPAYGYETEEEHRQQGAIIDLAVFYGRNNLLINGDQGWVPGNVFATITEGLDELAAACQDIWMGGARGESLTFARATTP, from the coding sequence ATGAGCCGGTTCATCACCATCGGGTTGGAGTCCCGGGGCGTCACCGCGCGCGCCCGGCTGCTCGACGACGCCGCACCCCGCACCTGCGCCGCGGTCTGGGACGCGCTGCCGCTGGGCGGGCAGGTCTACCACGGCAAGTACGCCCGCAACGAGATCTACACCCTGCTCGAGACGTTCAGCCCCCGGGACCCGGGCCGGGAGAACACCACGGTCACCCCGATCCCCGGTGACGTCTGCTGGTTCACCTTCTCCGGCGACGACCTCGGCAACCCGGCCTACGGGTACGAGACGGAGGAGGAGCACCGCCAGCAGGGAGCGATCATCGACCTGGCGGTCTTCTACGGCCGCAACAACCTGCTGATCAACGGCGACCAGGGCTGGGTCCCCGGCAACGTCTTCGCCACGATCACCGAGGGCCTGGACGAGCTGGCCGCCGCCTGCCAGGACATCTGGATGGGCGGCGCCCGCGGCGAGTCCCTCACCTTCGCCCGCGCCACCACTCCCTAA
- a CDS encoding glycoside hydrolase family 15 — protein sequence MTSGPQALRRRVRRTHLAALVVAVLVVAGVLSGQFWRNEHATYPLYQVTVVRESDGGLVALPRERWEAERADLIGSSRVLPPPGSASDEAVSLGLGTGTARATADWLWLRRGDLPGEGTAYEEMARRALLDLRALTGPEGAEPGAVLAAGSRGWDYVWPRDAAFVAVAYARTGHRQESLDVLQFVQRQQAADGSMHARYLPDGSGPVPDGRGLQEDGPGWSLWAAREVLEAEAPATRRSVATTLTPLVTRSTARILGQLDPVTGLPLPSPDYWEVPERRLTLGIAATSLAGLEAAAELDAAGLIDPAAWAEVGVDPSSLDRRAADLRVAVEAAFGPEFPRHAGGRPDAAVTFLLPPFTRCPLPGADAARLAALPEMERPAGGVAPGAGWRRDGISWTPQTALQALASAATGDRASALAWLDWLDAHRTEAGSLPEKVLFDGQPAAVAPLAWTSALVLISLDELASPSATPRPDASCGGPGPRPSA from the coding sequence GTGACGTCCGGACCACAGGCGCTCCGGCGGCGGGTCCGCCGGACCCACCTGGCTGCCCTGGTGGTCGCCGTCCTGGTCGTGGCCGGGGTCCTGTCGGGCCAGTTCTGGCGGAACGAGCACGCCACCTACCCGCTCTACCAGGTGACCGTGGTGCGGGAGTCCGACGGCGGGCTGGTGGCGCTGCCGCGGGAGCGGTGGGAGGCCGAGCGGGCCGACCTGATCGGCTCCTCCAGGGTGCTGCCACCCCCGGGCTCGGCGAGCGACGAGGCGGTGTCCCTGGGGCTCGGGACGGGGACGGCCCGGGCCACCGCGGACTGGCTCTGGTTGAGGCGCGGTGACCTGCCGGGGGAGGGCACGGCATACGAGGAGATGGCGCGGCGCGCCCTGCTGGACCTGCGCGCGCTGACCGGCCCGGAGGGTGCCGAGCCTGGTGCGGTCCTGGCCGCGGGCTCGCGGGGGTGGGACTACGTGTGGCCCAGGGACGCCGCGTTCGTCGCGGTCGCCTACGCGCGGACGGGGCACCGGCAGGAGTCGCTCGACGTGCTGCAGTTCGTGCAGCGACAGCAGGCTGCGGACGGCAGCATGCACGCGCGCTACCTGCCGGACGGGTCGGGTCCGGTGCCGGACGGCCGCGGACTGCAGGAGGACGGGCCGGGCTGGAGCCTGTGGGCGGCGCGGGAGGTGCTGGAGGCCGAGGCGCCCGCGACCCGCCGCTCGGTGGCGACCACCCTGACGCCGCTGGTCACCCGCTCGACCGCGCGGATCCTGGGGCAGCTCGACCCCGTGACGGGGCTGCCGCTGCCCTCGCCGGACTATTGGGAGGTGCCGGAGCGGCGTCTGACGCTGGGCATCGCGGCCACCTCGCTGGCCGGGCTGGAGGCGGCCGCCGAGCTGGACGCGGCGGGCCTGATCGATCCGGCCGCCTGGGCCGAGGTCGGCGTCGACCCCTCGTCTCTGGACCGGCGGGCGGCCGACCTGCGGGTCGCGGTCGAGGCGGCGTTCGGGCCGGAGTTCCCGCGGCACGCCGGCGGTCGTCCCGACGCCGCCGTGACGTTCCTGTTGCCGCCGTTCACCCGCTGTCCGCTCCCCGGGGCCGATGCGGCGCGGCTGGCCGCCCTGCCGGAGATGGAGCGTCCCGCCGGCGGCGTCGCGCCCGGTGCCGGGTGGCGGCGGGACGGGATCTCCTGGACCCCGCAGACGGCGCTCCAGGCGCTGGCCTCGGCGGCCACCGGTGACCGCGCCTCCGCCCTGGCCTGGCTGGACTGGCTCGACGCACACCGCACCGAGGCGGGCTCGCTGCCGGAGAAGGTGCTCTTCGACGGCCAGCCCGCCGCCGTCGCGCCCCTGGCCTGGACCTCCGCGCTGGTGCTCATCAGCCTCGACGAGCTGGCCTCTCCGTCGGCTACCCCGCGACCGGACGCGTCATGTGGCGGTCCCGGACCCCGACCGAGCGCGTGA
- a CDS encoding SDR family NAD(P)-dependent oxidoreductase produces the protein MATALITGASAGLGAEFARQLADRGHDLVLVARGRDRLEAMATELGAAHGIDVEVLPADLADRAQLQRVADRLSDGARPVDLLVNNAGFGQERGFLSGDVAEEELALDVMVRAVLVLSHAAGRSMRGRGHGAIVNVSSVAGFVVMGTYSALKSWVTVFSEALATELSGTGVTVTAVCPGYTHTEFHDRAKMDMSALPEMLWLQARDVVAQGLADAAAGKVVSVPSWQYRLVTGGVRVLPRRAVRGVSGMIARRRRTVDRSG, from the coding sequence ATGGCAACCGCACTGATCACCGGGGCGTCCGCCGGCCTGGGTGCCGAGTTCGCCCGGCAGCTGGCCGACCGCGGCCACGACCTGGTCCTCGTCGCGCGGGGTCGGGACCGGCTGGAGGCGATGGCGACGGAACTGGGCGCCGCGCACGGCATCGACGTCGAGGTGCTGCCGGCCGACCTGGCCGACCGGGCGCAGCTGCAGCGGGTCGCCGACCGGCTCTCCGACGGGGCCCGCCCGGTCGACCTGCTCGTCAACAACGCGGGGTTCGGGCAGGAGCGCGGCTTCCTCTCCGGCGACGTCGCCGAGGAGGAGCTCGCGCTCGACGTGATGGTGCGGGCGGTGCTGGTGCTCAGCCACGCCGCCGGACGCAGTATGCGGGGTCGCGGCCACGGCGCGATCGTGAACGTGTCGTCGGTGGCCGGGTTCGTCGTGATGGGCACCTACTCGGCGCTCAAGTCGTGGGTCACCGTCTTCTCCGAGGCGCTGGCCACCGAGCTGTCCGGCACCGGCGTCACGGTCACCGCCGTGTGCCCCGGCTACACGCACACCGAGTTCCACGACCGGGCCAAGATGGACATGTCGGCGCTGCCCGAGATGCTGTGGTTGCAGGCTCGAGACGTCGTCGCGCAAGGCCTGGCCGACGCCGCCGCCGGGAAGGTGGTCTCCGTGCCGTCCTGGCAGTACCGGCTGGTCACGGGCGGGGTCCGGGTCCTGCCGCGCCGTGCCGTGCGGGGTGTCTCGGGGATGATCGCCCGGCGGCGCCGCACCGTGGACCGCTCCGGGTGA
- a CDS encoding exodeoxyribonuclease III, translating to MRIATWNVNSIRARVDRVTAFLERHDVDVLAIQETKCRDDQFPHLPFEALGYEVAHVGHNQWNGVAVVSRVGLEDVQVGFAGMPGWGEPVAAEARALSAVCRGVRIVSLYVPNGRGLDDPHMVYKLDWLARLRDAAHGWLEEDPQAQVALMGDWNIAPQDEDVWSMEYYLDKSHVSPPERAAFQAVLDAGYTDVVRPHTPGPGTYTYWDYTQLRFPKRQGMRIDFALATPALAERVEHAEIDREERKGKGASDHAPVIVDLRA from the coding sequence GTGCGCATCGCTACCTGGAACGTCAACAGCATCCGCGCCCGCGTCGACCGGGTGACCGCCTTCCTGGAGCGCCACGACGTCGACGTGCTCGCGATCCAGGAGACCAAGTGCCGGGACGACCAGTTCCCGCACCTGCCGTTCGAGGCGCTGGGCTACGAGGTCGCCCACGTGGGCCACAACCAGTGGAACGGCGTGGCCGTCGTCTCCCGGGTGGGGCTGGAGGACGTGCAGGTGGGCTTCGCCGGGATGCCGGGGTGGGGTGAGCCGGTCGCGGCGGAGGCCCGCGCGCTGTCGGCCGTATGCCGTGGGGTCCGGATCGTCTCGCTCTACGTCCCGAACGGGCGCGGCCTGGACGACCCCCACATGGTTTACAAGCTGGACTGGCTGGCCCGGCTGCGGGACGCCGCCCACGGCTGGCTGGAGGAGGACCCGCAGGCCCAGGTCGCGCTGATGGGCGACTGGAACATCGCGCCGCAGGACGAGGACGTCTGGTCGATGGAGTACTACCTCGACAAGAGCCACGTCAGCCCGCCGGAGCGGGCGGCCTTCCAGGCCGTCCTCGACGCCGGCTACACCGACGTGGTCCGGCCGCACACGCCCGGACCGGGCACCTACACCTACTGGGACTACACCCAGCTGCGGTTCCCCAAGCGGCAGGGGATGCGGATCGACTTCGCGCTCGCCACCCCCGCCCTGGCGGAGCGGGTCGAGCACGCCGAGATCGACCGGGAGGAGCGCAAGGGCAAGGGCGCCTCGGACCACGCACCGGTCATCGTCGACCTGCGGGCCTGA
- a CDS encoding MFS transporter, with amino-acid sequence MSSVWRAPGVSALLGATVLGFAGYAALMPVAPLWAVHGGAGEGGAGLVNGVLMLFTVLTQPFVPGSLRRFGWGPVLVAGMVLMGVPSLLFMLGDGLGTILVLSAIRGLGFGVLTVTGSAAVAELVPAAQRGRAVGAYGLAIAGAQVVLLPAAPWVAETLGYWVVFVVGALPLLGVFPAWRLAHVLRQAPEAEDTGEPVPWLALLRPMALLLGVTLAGGALLTFTAQMSSSASLTLVGLMVMNVSAALTRWRVGALADRFGAQPFIWPLVLTTVAGMSVVAWAVRDPLATAAAALLVGLFLVGLAYGALQNLTLVVTFEAVSRRHYGQASAVWNIGFDAGTGLGSVLVGMVAAGTSFSTALLVAAAFSLATLPLALLRPAGRR; translated from the coding sequence ATGAGTTCGGTGTGGCGGGCCCCCGGGGTGTCGGCGCTCCTCGGGGCGACCGTCCTGGGCTTCGCCGGGTATGCCGCGCTCATGCCGGTCGCGCCGCTGTGGGCGGTGCACGGGGGCGCCGGTGAGGGCGGGGCGGGCCTGGTCAACGGCGTGCTGATGCTGTTCACCGTGCTCACCCAGCCGTTCGTGCCGGGCTCCCTGCGCCGGTTTGGCTGGGGCCCGGTGCTGGTCGCCGGCATGGTGCTGATGGGGGTGCCGTCACTGCTCTTCATGCTCGGCGACGGGCTGGGCACGATCCTGGTGCTCTCTGCGATCCGGGGACTCGGCTTCGGGGTGCTCACGGTGACCGGGAGCGCGGCCGTGGCCGAGCTGGTCCCGGCGGCCCAGCGGGGCCGGGCTGTCGGCGCCTACGGCCTGGCCATTGCCGGGGCGCAGGTGGTCCTGCTGCCCGCCGCCCCGTGGGTGGCCGAGACGCTGGGTTACTGGGTGGTCTTCGTCGTCGGGGCGCTGCCCCTGCTGGGGGTGTTCCCGGCCTGGCGGCTGGCGCACGTGCTGCGGCAGGCCCCCGAGGCCGAGGACACCGGCGAGCCCGTGCCGTGGCTCGCGCTGCTACGCCCCATGGCGCTGCTGCTGGGGGTCACCCTGGCCGGCGGCGCGCTCCTGACCTTCACGGCGCAGATGAGCTCGAGCGCGTCGCTGACCCTCGTGGGCCTGATGGTGATGAACGTCAGTGCCGCCCTCACCCGGTGGCGGGTCGGTGCGCTCGCCGACCGGTTCGGCGCCCAGCCCTTCATCTGGCCGCTGGTCCTGACCACGGTCGCTGGGATGAGCGTGGTGGCCTGGGCGGTCCGGGACCCGTTGGCCACGGCCGCGGCAGCCCTGCTGGTCGGCCTGTTCCTCGTCGGTCTCGCCTACGGCGCGCTGCAGAACCTCACCCTGGTGGTGACCTTCGAGGCGGTGTCCCGGCGGCACTACGGGCAGGCGAGCGCGGTGTGGAACATCGGGTTCGACGCCGGCACCGGGCTGGGGTCGGTGCTCGTGGGGATGGTCGCTGCGGGCACGTCCTTCAGCACGGCGCTGCTCGTGGCGGCGGCCTTCTCGCTGGCGACCCTGCCGCTGGCGCTGCTCAGGCCCGCAGGTCGACGATGA
- a CDS encoding HhH-GPD-type base excision DNA repair protein — MTAQLHLAGDTAADRLLADNPFAVLVGMLLDQQIPMEVAFSGPRKLEERLGAVDPGQIAAMDPDDFIAVCATPPAVHRFPKSMGQRIHDLAAEVAGTYGGDAAAIWTEGDPDGREVLKRLKALPGFGDQKARIFLALLGKQFELPAAGWREAAGDYGKDGVTMSIADVVDEASLKAVRAYKQEKKAAAKAAKG; from the coding sequence ATGACTGCGCAACTGCACCTGGCCGGGGACACCGCGGCCGACCGGCTGCTGGCCGACAACCCTTTCGCCGTGCTGGTCGGCATGCTGCTGGACCAGCAGATCCCGATGGAGGTGGCCTTCTCCGGGCCGCGCAAGCTGGAGGAGCGGCTGGGTGCGGTCGACCCGGGCCAGATCGCGGCGATGGACCCGGACGACTTCATCGCCGTCTGCGCCACGCCGCCGGCCGTGCACCGCTTCCCCAAGTCGATGGGCCAGCGGATCCACGACCTGGCCGCCGAGGTGGCCGGCACCTATGGAGGGGACGCCGCGGCGATCTGGACCGAGGGGGACCCGGACGGCCGCGAGGTCCTCAAGCGGCTGAAGGCGCTGCCCGGCTTCGGTGACCAGAAGGCGCGCATCTTCCTGGCCCTGCTCGGCAAGCAGTTCGAGCTGCCCGCCGCGGGCTGGCGCGAGGCCGCCGGCGACTACGGCAAGGACGGGGTGACGATGTCCATCGCCGACGTCGTCGACGAGGCCTCGCTCAAGGCGGTGCGGGCCTACAAGCAGGAGAAGAAGGCCGCGGCGAAAGCCGCCAAGGGCTGA
- a CDS encoding GNAT family N-acetyltransferase produces the protein MDLSVRTVPPPRGGEATSPLVAAFAEVYRRHCVATFGDDDLADSAEVTATAYAEQTYRRKLLVVALDGERVVGGASFGMPLKDNTTLAEGDFAVDPDADPGTVLPAVWEQVRAEVVAAGRRTAQVWMSHPLGGDGELLVPRTGAGRLPRDKVAGTLLELGFELEQVERHSVLDVAAALPRAATEAARAREVAGSAYEVLSWVGPTPEDLRAGMADLMARMSTDVPSGDLELEPEEWDAERVATGDRVAAALGRRKVTSIAREVATGQPVAYTEFVQPGDKPQVAYQEDTLVHAGHRGHRLGMLVKAANLAVLARELPDVARVHTWNATENAHMLAINHALGFTDRSAEGGWQLTGL, from the coding sequence ATGGACCTGTCCGTGCGCACCGTGCCGCCGCCCCGGGGCGGGGAGGCGACGTCCCCGCTGGTCGCGGCATTCGCCGAGGTCTACCGGCGGCACTGCGTGGCGACCTTCGGTGACGACGACCTGGCCGACTCCGCCGAGGTGACCGCTACGGCGTATGCCGAGCAGACCTACCGACGCAAGCTGCTGGTCGTGGCGCTGGACGGGGAGCGCGTCGTGGGCGGCGCCTCCTTCGGGATGCCGCTGAAGGACAACACCACCCTCGCCGAGGGGGACTTCGCGGTCGACCCCGACGCGGACCCCGGCACGGTCCTGCCCGCGGTCTGGGAGCAGGTGCGGGCCGAGGTCGTCGCGGCCGGGCGTCGGACCGCCCAGGTGTGGATGTCCCACCCGCTCGGTGGCGACGGTGAGCTCCTCGTGCCGCGGACCGGTGCCGGGCGGCTGCCGCGGGACAAGGTGGCCGGCACGCTCCTGGAGCTGGGCTTCGAGCTCGAGCAGGTGGAGCGGCACAGCGTCCTGGACGTCGCGGCGGCCCTCCCGCGGGCAGCCACCGAGGCCGCGCGGGCGCGCGAGGTGGCCGGATCGGCATACGAGGTGTTGAGTTGGGTGGGGCCGACCCCCGAGGACCTGCGGGCCGGGATGGCCGACCTGATGGCCCGGATGAGCACCGACGTGCCGTCCGGGGACCTCGAGCTGGAGCCGGAGGAGTGGGACGCGGAGCGGGTGGCCACGGGGGACCGGGTCGCGGCAGCGCTGGGGCGACGCAAGGTCACCAGCATCGCCCGCGAGGTCGCGACCGGGCAGCCGGTGGCCTACACCGAGTTCGTCCAGCCGGGCGACAAGCCGCAGGTCGCCTACCAGGAGGACACGCTGGTCCACGCGGGGCACCGGGGTCACCGGCTCGGGATGCTGGTCAAGGCGGCCAACCTGGCCGTGCTCGCCCGGGAGCTGCCCGACGTGGCGCGGGTGCACACCTGGAACGCCACGGAGAACGCGCACATGCTGGCGATCAACCACGCCCTCGGGTTCACCGACCGCAGCGCCGAGGGCGGGTGGCAGCTGACCGGGCTGTGA
- a CDS encoding D-arabinono-1,4-lactone oxidase: MSTTATLRPGAGATWRTWGRTETAEPVRVLAPTTEDEVVAAVREAADEGLRVKPVGAGHSFSAIAVAPDLQLDLAGLTGLRHADPTTGRVTVAAGTRLHDIPGLLAPHRLAMPNLGDIDAQSVSGAVSTGTHGTGLGFGGLATQVVGLRLVDGRGDVVVIDAEHRPDLLPAAALGLGALGVITEITLQCVPEFLLDAVEAPEPVDAVLAQWMERVRTRDHVEFYWFPHTGTALTKTNTRLPADRPRRPLPGWRRRLDDDLVANGLFGLTCGLATRVPAVAPLVNRVADRVTGHRSFRDLSPAVFTTRRAVRFREMEYAVPVAALPEVAREVMALIERRRWRISFPLEFRAAAADDRWLSTAYGRDSGYVAVHRYWRDRDDDYFPEVEALLQAHDGRPHWGKMHGRTAADLAPAYPRFGDFLAVRDDLDPDRVFANDYLERVLGG, encoded by the coding sequence ATGAGCACCACCGCCACACTCCGGCCCGGGGCCGGCGCCACCTGGCGCACCTGGGGTCGCACCGAGACCGCCGAACCGGTGCGGGTGCTCGCCCCCACCACCGAGGACGAGGTGGTCGCCGCCGTCCGGGAGGCCGCCGACGAGGGGCTGCGGGTCAAGCCCGTCGGCGCCGGGCACAGCTTCAGCGCCATCGCCGTCGCCCCCGACCTCCAGCTCGACCTGGCCGGCCTCACCGGGCTGCGCCACGCCGACCCGACCACCGGCCGGGTGACGGTGGCGGCGGGCACCCGGCTGCACGACATACCCGGGCTGCTCGCCCCGCACCGGCTGGCCATGCCGAACCTCGGCGACATCGACGCGCAGTCGGTCAGCGGCGCCGTGTCCACCGGCACGCACGGGACCGGCCTGGGCTTCGGCGGGCTGGCGACCCAGGTGGTCGGCCTGCGGCTGGTCGACGGGCGCGGGGACGTGGTGGTGATCGACGCCGAGCACCGGCCGGATCTCCTGCCGGCGGCCGCGCTCGGCCTCGGAGCGCTCGGCGTGATCACCGAGATCACCCTGCAGTGCGTCCCTGAGTTCCTGCTGGACGCGGTCGAGGCGCCCGAGCCGGTCGACGCGGTCCTGGCGCAGTGGATGGAGCGGGTCCGCACGCGCGACCACGTGGAGTTCTACTGGTTCCCGCACACCGGCACCGCGCTGACCAAGACGAACACCCGCCTCCCCGCCGACCGGCCCCGCCGACCGCTGCCCGGGTGGCGGCGCCGGCTCGACGACGACCTGGTCGCCAACGGGCTGTTCGGCCTCACCTGCGGCCTGGCCACCCGGGTGCCTGCCGTCGCGCCGCTGGTCAACCGGGTGGCCGACCGGGTCACCGGGCACCGGTCCTTCCGCGACCTGTCTCCGGCCGTGTTCACCACCCGCCGGGCGGTGCGGTTCCGGGAGATGGAGTATGCCGTGCCGGTCGCCGCGCTCCCGGAGGTCGCCCGGGAGGTGATGGCCCTGATCGAGCGCCGCCGGTGGCGGATCTCCTTCCCGCTGGAGTTCCGCGCGGCCGCCGCCGACGACCGGTGGCTCTCCACGGCATACGGGCGGGACAGCGGCTACGTCGCGGTGCACCGCTACTGGCGGGACCGCGACGACGACTACTTCCCCGAGGTCGAGGCGCTGCTGCAGGCCCACGACGGCCGTCCCCACTGGGGCAAGATGCACGGCCGGACCGCCGCCGACCTGGCCCCGGCATACCCCCGGTTCGGCGACTTCCTGGCGGTGCGGGACGACCTGGACCCCGACCGGGTGTTCGCCAACGACTACCTGGAGCGGGTGCTGGGCGGCTGA
- a CDS encoding alanine racemase, producing MTVPHPAPEQPTPAGTWPRLSAATAHLDTPLAALGLAALDRNAADLTARAAGKPVRVASKSVRVRAVLERVLALPGYAGVLAYSLPEALWLVREGVSDDVVVAYPTVDRAALRDLVHDPRAAAAITLVVDDPAHLDLVDTVAAPGERETVRLCLELDASLALPGLWVGVRRSPLRTADRAGAAARAIAARPGFALVGVMSYEAQLAGLGDRPPAAAPRSARARAVAVRRLQALSWRELPGRRAEAVAAVREVADLEFVNAGGTGSLERTRTDPSVTEVAAGSGLFGPGLFDGYGAFQPRPAVAFALDVVRTPAPGMVTVGGAGWVASGPPGPDRLPTIAWPPGLGYLANEAAGEVQTPLTGPGADRLRVGDRVWFRHAKAGELCERVTELHVVEGDRVTQAWPTYRGEGKTYG from the coding sequence ATGACCGTGCCGCACCCCGCCCCCGAGCAGCCGACCCCCGCAGGGACCTGGCCCCGGCTCAGCGCCGCCACGGCCCACCTGGACACCCCGCTCGCCGCCCTGGGCCTGGCCGCGCTCGACCGCAACGCCGCCGACCTCACCGCCCGGGCCGCGGGCAAGCCGGTCCGGGTGGCCAGCAAGTCGGTCCGGGTCCGCGCGGTCCTGGAGCGGGTGCTCGCACTGCCCGGGTATGCCGGGGTGCTGGCCTACTCGCTGCCCGAGGCACTGTGGTTGGTCCGGGAGGGAGTGTCCGACGACGTGGTCGTCGCCTACCCGACGGTGGACCGGGCCGCCCTCCGGGACCTGGTGCACGACCCCCGGGCCGCCGCGGCGATCACCCTCGTCGTGGACGACCCCGCCCACCTCGACCTGGTCGACACCGTCGCAGCGCCGGGGGAGCGGGAGACGGTGCGGCTGTGCCTGGAGCTGGACGCCTCGCTGGCGCTGCCCGGTCTCTGGGTCGGGGTCCGCCGGTCCCCGCTGCGCACCGCCGACCGGGCCGGGGCGGCCGCGCGGGCCATCGCCGCGCGCCCCGGGTTCGCCCTGGTCGGGGTCATGTCCTACGAGGCGCAGCTGGCCGGGCTCGGCGACCGTCCACCCGCCGCGGCACCGCGGTCCGCCCGGGCCCGCGCGGTCGCCGTCCGCCGGCTGCAGGCACTCTCCTGGCGCGAGCTGCCCGGTCGCCGCGCCGAGGCGGTCGCCGCCGTCCGCGAGGTCGCGGACCTGGAGTTCGTCAACGCCGGGGGCACCGGGTCCCTGGAGCGCACCCGCACCGACCCCAGCGTCACCGAGGTCGCCGCGGGCAGCGGGCTGTTCGGGCCCGGCCTGTTCGACGGGTACGGGGCGTTCCAACCACGCCCGGCGGTGGCTTTCGCCCTCGACGTGGTCCGGACGCCGGCCCCGGGGATGGTGACCGTCGGCGGCGCCGGCTGGGTCGCCTCGGGGCCGCCCGGCCCGGACCGGTTGCCGACCATCGCCTGGCCGCCGGGGCTGGGCTACCTGGCCAACGAGGCCGCCGGTGAGGTGCAGACCCCGCTGACCGGCCCCGGCGCCGACCGGCTGCGGGTCGGCGACCGGGTCTGGTTCCGCCACGCCAAGGCCGGCGAGCTGTGCGAACGCGTCACCGAGCTGCACGTCGTCGAGGGCGACCGCGTCACGCAGGCCTGGCCGACCTACCGGGGAGAGGGGAAGACGTACGGATGA
- a CDS encoding MFS transporter gives MTDTPPVTSDQPRGARALLGVASTAVALAAADTYVVVLALPDMMAGAGLGIESLQKGAPIISGFLLGYIAVLPLIGRLSDLVERRRILLACLLIFVVGSAVTAAAVDLPVMIGGRVLQGLGGGGLVPATLALVADLWPPGRRGTPLGIVGAVQELGSVLGPLLGAAILLVSSWRGIFWLNVVLGLLFFLGVWLVGRLMPAGQLQPVPEGTVPRSAAGHSRAVSLLAAVLALAAAGLWTLTLWAPDALVTSIEYGEPFIPFAEDSSSRVATPIGAAATVAVLLLAVVTARRWLPVLLRADVLGAAFVALALGALVLTFSTADPESEVLGPWGLWLLPVGAVALLAFWIRQRTAANPLIQAGVVRGRVTPALVVSLLVGAAIVAIVVDVPLLARLSPGTTQTDAAFELVRFLVAVPVGAVAGGVALRRLGPGVVAAPGLLLAGICLFVMAGWDRTSLADTVPTTIVLVLAGLGVGLAIAPVNDAALADAVEHAHGTVSSLVVVARMVGMVVGLALLTAVGLRRFHEAVAALPDPGDSNAVLDAAVVQVHTVFLGAGICSVVAAAVAVLLGWHRVAKVDRESQLDSIRS, from the coding sequence GTGACCGACACCCCACCGGTGACCTCCGACCAACCGCGCGGCGCGCGGGCGCTGCTCGGCGTCGCCTCCACCGCGGTCGCGCTGGCCGCGGCCGACACGTATGTCGTGGTGTTGGCGCTGCCGGACATGATGGCCGGGGCGGGACTGGGCATCGAGTCCCTGCAGAAGGGCGCCCCGATCATCTCCGGCTTCCTGCTGGGGTACATCGCGGTGCTGCCGCTGATCGGCCGGCTCTCCGACCTGGTCGAACGCCGCCGGATCCTGCTGGCCTGCCTGCTCATCTTCGTGGTCGGCTCGGCCGTGACCGCGGCCGCCGTCGACCTGCCGGTGATGATCGGCGGGCGGGTACTTCAGGGACTCGGCGGGGGCGGGCTGGTGCCGGCCACCCTGGCGCTGGTCGCCGACCTGTGGCCGCCCGGCCGCCGCGGCACCCCGCTGGGGATCGTCGGGGCCGTCCAGGAATTGGGCTCGGTGCTCGGGCCCCTGCTCGGCGCGGCGATCCTGCTGGTGTCCAGCTGGCGGGGGATCTTCTGGCTCAACGTGGTGCTCGGCCTGCTCTTCTTCCTCGGGGTCTGGCTGGTCGGGCGGCTGATGCCGGCCGGCCAGCTGCAGCCGGTGCCCGAGGGGACCGTGCCGCGCTCCGCCGCAGGGCACTCGCGGGCCGTCTCGCTGCTGGCCGCGGTGCTGGCCCTGGCCGCGGCGGGACTGTGGACGCTCACCCTCTGGGCGCCGGACGCCCTGGTCACCTCGATCGAGTACGGCGAGCCGTTCATCCCGTTCGCGGAGGACTCCTCCTCGCGGGTGGCCACCCCGATCGGTGCCGCGGCCACGGTGGCGGTGCTCCTGCTCGCGGTCGTCACCGCCCGCCGCTGGCTCCCGGTGCTGCTGCGCGCCGACGTGCTCGGCGCCGCGTTCGTCGCCCTCGCGCTGGGCGCGCTGGTCCTCACCTTCTCCACCGCCGACCCGGAGAGCGAGGTGCTCGGGCCCTGGGGGTTGTGGCTGCTGCCGGTCGGTGCGGTCGCCCTGCTGGCCTTCTGGATCCGGCAGCGCACCGCGGCCAACCCGCTGATCCAGGCCGGGGTCGTCCGCGGCCGGGTGACGCCGGCCCTGGTGGTCAGCCTGCTGGTGGGGGCCGCGATCGTGGCGATCGTGGTCGACGTGCCGCTGTTGGCGCGCCTGTCGCCGGGCACCACCCAGACCGACGCCGCCTTCGAGCTGGTCCGCTTCCTGGTGGCGGTCCCCGTCGGGGCGGTCGCCGGCGGGGTGGCGCTGCGCCGCCTCGGCCCCGGGGTGGTGGCCGCCCCCGGGCTGCTGCTCGCCGGTATCTGCCTGTTCGTGATGGCCGGTTGGGACCGGACCTCCCTGGCCGACACGGTCCCCACCACCATCGTGCTGGTCCTGGCCGGCCTCGGGGTGGGGCTGGCGATCGCCCCGGTCAACGACGCCGCGCTCGCCGACGCGGTCGAGCACGCCCACGGCACGGTGAGCTCGCTGGTGGTCGTCGCCCGGATGGTCGGGATGGTCGTCGGGCTGGCGCTGCTCACCGCGGTCGGGCTGCGCCGGTTCCACGAAGCGGTGGCCGCGCTGCCCGACCCGGGCGACAGCAACGCGGTGCTGGACGCCGCCGTCGTCCAGGTGCACACCGTCTTCCTGGGTGCCGGGATCTGCTCGGTCGTCGCCGCCGCCGTGGCCGTGCTCCTGGGCTGGCACCGGGTCGCCAAGGTCGACCGGGAGAGCCAACTGGACTCGATCCGGTCCTGA